One Bacillus sp. F19 genomic region harbors:
- a CDS encoding phosphodiester glycosidase family protein — MRKNWKKRLVLFTLSFVLASSIISPSFALALGNFDLSSVVVQTPINEYQADLAPGVKEKHYSFEGKDGKMIESFVVDVDTDNPTVSIEAGTPDDGEAFGLQPVRQQANAANGENHKVVAAVNADFYNMATGEPVGVVYKDGKAVKAQSGQEWNFFGIKKTGDAVIGNNAEYEGMKDQLQEALGGNAILVKDGQIYQTPQTGADKEPRTAVGIKEDGDVFFVVIDGRQEPYSSGISMPDLAQLMIDLGAVNALNLDGGGSSTFTTRELGGDDLEVDNKPSDRNERSVANTWLIVSKEPSDHLFKSAHIEPYDKSFTPGSTIQFSAKGRDNSMASAPLPASGLTWELADSSYGTIDENGKFISNGKTGQFYVLLKHEGKEVGKSIIEIAKPDEMYFTSSELTVARNSETSLNLVAKFQKRFVDWSLRDIEFEIPEGMGTIDESGILHTGDQTVSGTITARLKDSNHTAQMNVSVGKLPEVLFDFEKELGGWKTSTANRGEKGTLSLTKYPAPVRFGDQSLKMDFDFTNAQTGTTLGVYAGSGTNTDIDGDPSSIGMWVYGTPEAQGYWLRMLIVDGNGKSQTLNLTQEKPGIDWTGWKYIEAEIPESFTGPYKLSGTQAIRLMSTKSGITGPMTKGSIYFDNIRAVYGEKVDDLYPPVIESINVDGKEFTRNAVNLTAKVHEYEDDPFKTGIDWDKINIFVDGKDYSKSEGHFSYDMDGSVSLSGFKWADGTHKITLMVPDKFGNQAIKTGYFTVNTGSAKIEVIKKQEQAFLGDVFELAVKATNPSEISGSAIKMHIDKNYPVEDIKFSNGFNTSTSSYEAETGILTLNLVNNGETAVTSDAATIQIRIPESMKEDSKLSYEIMEANLTYKDPKEENFVTTYSMEPTSVAIESAYDIIPQPILIGKPVVITAKNIHNELVSDMEIFAIIEGSTEPVFLGKTDKDGTLRVDSITNDVKKIALYGVKDGKYSFKVNTQTYPSLTTATEIKNVISTPTGDPYKSKGFTWMSSPLGKENSSFIQYARKQDYYNKGEESLRTVAASSSDQVFSGEQDITKNGIVRVNEVTLKLLQQDTTYVYRVGDGVNWSQMQEFTTLKRKNSFEFAILGDTQSPSDLSLFQTILGDLDKKDLSFLIHVGDLIDESAKFKQWDDTLGIMSQYTNIRSTDLVATLGNHEYMGDPDGHLAKAIFNSPENGPDVDKGGTYSVDYNNIHISVLGYTSDSEDLDKQLEWLKQDVKNSDKPWKILVTHKPPYYTNPFGGNEIIKEKLPPVVDELGIDIVFSGHDHAYGRTKKLKAGKEDPNGAVYVLAGTNGTKHYDAVADEKFEFVNMENIAVSITAKVDKDQITFTTTTSDGVTIDQFTVVNEDYDLEEVQ; from the coding sequence ATGAGGAAAAATTGGAAAAAAAGGCTAGTACTCTTTACCCTATCTTTTGTTTTGGCAAGTAGTATCATTTCCCCAAGCTTTGCATTAGCCTTGGGCAATTTCGATTTAAGCTCTGTTGTTGTACAAACACCTATCAACGAATATCAAGCTGATCTAGCACCGGGTGTAAAAGAAAAGCACTACAGTTTTGAAGGAAAAGACGGAAAAATGATTGAGAGTTTCGTAGTAGATGTTGATACAGATAATCCGACGGTATCTATAGAAGCAGGCACACCTGATGACGGAGAAGCATTTGGTCTTCAGCCTGTTAGACAGCAAGCGAATGCAGCCAATGGGGAAAATCATAAAGTCGTAGCAGCTGTGAATGCAGATTTCTATAATATGGCCACAGGTGAACCCGTTGGTGTTGTTTACAAAGATGGAAAAGCTGTAAAAGCACAAAGTGGACAAGAGTGGAATTTCTTTGGCATAAAGAAAACCGGGGATGCAGTCATTGGTAACAATGCGGAATATGAAGGAATGAAGGACCAATTACAGGAAGCTCTTGGCGGAAATGCAATTCTAGTAAAAGATGGCCAAATCTATCAGACTCCACAAACAGGAGCAGACAAAGAGCCGCGAACGGCTGTCGGCATTAAAGAAGACGGCGATGTTTTTTTTGTTGTAATTGACGGGAGACAAGAGCCTTATTCAAGTGGAATCTCTATGCCAGATTTGGCACAATTGATGATCGATTTAGGAGCAGTAAATGCTTTAAACCTTGACGGTGGAGGCTCTTCTACCTTTACAACTCGTGAACTAGGCGGTGACGATCTCGAGGTAGATAATAAACCATCCGACCGTAATGAAAGAAGTGTAGCAAACACTTGGCTGATTGTTTCTAAAGAGCCATCAGATCATCTTTTCAAATCGGCTCATATCGAACCGTATGATAAATCCTTTACCCCTGGCTCAACCATTCAATTCAGTGCTAAGGGAAGAGACAATTCTATGGCATCTGCTCCTCTGCCTGCATCTGGTTTAACTTGGGAACTAGCCGATTCTTCATATGGTACAATCGATGAAAATGGAAAATTTATTTCAAACGGGAAAACTGGTCAATTTTATGTTTTATTGAAACATGAAGGTAAAGAGGTTGGAAAAAGTATTATTGAAATCGCCAAGCCCGACGAGATGTACTTCACCTCATCTGAATTAACAGTAGCTAGAAATAGTGAGACCTCGTTAAATCTAGTAGCAAAATTTCAAAAGAGATTTGTAGACTGGAGTTTACGAGATATTGAATTTGAAATTCCAGAAGGTATGGGAACAATTGATGAATCTGGAATCCTGCACACAGGAGATCAAACTGTTTCAGGGACAATCACAGCTCGCTTAAAGGACTCAAATCATACAGCTCAAATGAATGTTTCTGTTGGAAAGCTTCCTGAAGTTTTATTTGACTTTGAAAAAGAGCTTGGCGGATGGAAGACATCGACTGCAAATCGCGGTGAAAAAGGGACGCTGAGTTTAACTAAATATCCTGCACCAGTAAGATTTGGTGATCAGTCATTAAAAATGGATTTCGATTTTACAAATGCACAAACAGGAACAACACTTGGTGTTTATGCCGGCTCTGGTACAAATACAGACATTGATGGAGATCCATCAAGTATAGGAATGTGGGTTTATGGAACTCCAGAAGCTCAAGGCTATTGGCTGAGAATGTTAATAGTAGATGGAAATGGTAAAAGTCAGACACTTAATCTTACTCAGGAAAAACCAGGTATTGACTGGACTGGATGGAAATACATTGAAGCGGAAATTCCTGAATCGTTTACAGGCCCTTACAAATTATCTGGGACCCAAGCGATACGATTGATGTCTACAAAATCTGGAATTACCGGACCTATGACAAAAGGCTCCATTTATTTTGATAATATCCGGGCAGTTTATGGAGAAAAAGTGGATGATCTATATCCTCCAGTTATTGAATCCATTAACGTAGACGGAAAAGAATTCACGAGAAATGCTGTCAATCTGACTGCAAAGGTTCATGAGTATGAAGACGATCCTTTTAAAACAGGAATTGATTGGGATAAGATTAATATTTTCGTAGATGGGAAAGATTATTCCAAATCGGAAGGTCATTTTTCATACGATATGGATGGATCTGTCTCATTAAGTGGTTTCAAATGGGCGGATGGAACACATAAGATCACGCTTATGGTTCCTGATAAATTTGGAAACCAAGCGATTAAAACTGGCTATTTTACAGTCAATACAGGTTCAGCAAAGATTGAAGTCATTAAGAAACAAGAGCAAGCATTCCTAGGGGATGTATTTGAACTTGCAGTTAAAGCCACGAATCCATCGGAAATCTCGGGGTCTGCTATAAAAATGCACATTGATAAAAACTATCCAGTGGAAGATATCAAGTTTTCTAATGGATTTAACACAAGTACTTCAAGCTATGAAGCTGAAACAGGCATCCTTACATTGAATCTGGTGAATAACGGTGAAACAGCTGTAACTTCAGATGCTGCAACCATTCAGATTAGAATTCCTGAATCGATGAAAGAAGACAGTAAGTTAAGCTATGAAATAATGGAAGCAAACTTAACCTACAAGGATCCTAAAGAAGAAAACTTTGTCACCACTTATTCAATGGAACCAACTAGCGTGGCAATTGAAAGTGCTTACGACATTATTCCACAGCCTATATTAATCGGGAAGCCAGTTGTCATAACTGCAAAAAATATCCATAACGAATTAGTAAGTGATATGGAAATCTTCGCAATTATTGAAGGCAGCACAGAACCGGTTTTTCTAGGAAAAACGGACAAAGATGGTACCCTTCGTGTTGATTCGATCACTAATGATGTAAAGAAAATCGCTTTATATGGAGTTAAAGATGGGAAGTATTCGTTTAAAGTGAACACGCAAACTTATCCATCTCTTACAACTGCAACAGAGATAAAAAATGTAATTTCAACTCCTACAGGTGACCCTTATAAGTCAAAAGGCTTCACATGGATGTCGAGTCCTTTAGGAAAAGAAAATTCATCCTTCATTCAATATGCAAGAAAACAAGACTATTACAATAAAGGTGAGGAGTCCCTTCGAACAGTCGCTGCTTCCTCAAGTGACCAGGTATTTTCTGGTGAACAGGATATTACGAAAAATGGAATTGTCAGAGTGAATGAAGTGACATTAAAGCTTTTACAGCAAGATACGACATATGTTTATCGTGTTGGTGACGGAGTGAACTGGTCACAAATGCAAGAGTTCACCACATTAAAAAGGAAGAATAGCTTTGAGTTTGCAATTTTAGGTGACACTCAATCACCTTCTGATTTAAGTCTCTTTCAAACAATACTAGGAGATTTAGATAAAAAAGATTTATCGTTTTTGATTCATGTTGGAGATCTTATTGATGAATCCGCTAAATTCAAGCAATGGGATGATACACTAGGTATCATGAGCCAATATACCAATATTCGTTCAACAGATCTTGTTGCGACTCTCGGAAACCATGAATACATGGGAGATCCGGATGGACATTTAGCTAAAGCCATTTTTAACTCTCCTGAGAATGGACCAGATGTCGACAAAGGCGGTACGTATTCTGTTGATTACAATAATATTCACATTAGCGTTTTAGGGTATACAAGTGATAGCGAGGATCTTGACAAGCAGCTTGAGTGGCTTAAACAAGATGTGAAAAATTCGGACAAGCCTTGGAAAATACTTGTAACCCACAAGCCGCCTTATTACACAAATCCGTTTGGCGGGAATGAAATTATTAAGGAAAAATTACCGCCAGTCGTCGATGAATTAGGGATTGACATCGTTTTCTCCGGCCATGATCATGCCTATGGCAGAACGAAGAAACTGAAGGCTGGCAAAGAGGATCCAAACGGAGCTGTTTATGTTCTCGCTGGTACGAATGGAACTAAACACTATGATGCAGTTGCAGATGAGAAATTTGAATTTGTAAACATGGAAAACATTGCCGTTTCAATAACTGCAAAGGTTGACAAAGATCAAATCACCTTTACAACAACGACTTCTGACGGTGTTACAATTGATCAATTTACTGTTGTAAATGAAGATTATGATCTTGAAGAAGTGCAATAA